The genomic segment CTAGTTACGGAATTTCAGTCATCctcaaattaaaattaaattgttAATTATCTTTGAAAGAAATCAAATATTTTGTGGAAGCACTCACAGTTCAACAACATAGTTAAATATATTTGGAAGAATACAAAACACTATAGAACAAGTCTGTATTAAATATAGAACAAGTCTGTATTAAATAAACCCTATATGTCAGAACAAGCTACAACGCTCCTGCACCGATTCATCAACTCAAATAAACGGACCCTAATTAGCAAAACACAGTGAGAACCATTAAGCCATGGACAAGGCACTGAGCGGAGGTCTTCTTAATGAAGGGATCCAATAAAGAAAGAGACTAAATGAAAGCTCACATCCGACTGCATTGGAAAATGATGCCGTTCGGTTCTGCTTTGAATGCAGCGCGGTGtcgctcgctcgctccctctctcccacagtCAGACTTCACTGGGTTTTGCAGTCGACGTCCCCTTCACTGGTCCCCTTCAGCTTCTTCAGCTCCCTCAGTAGCTCCTGCTCAAGGGTTAAGATCTCCTTGGGTTTCTTGTACTggacaggagagaagaaaagtaatTACTTCCACATTCTCCCCCTAGTCTCCCTAATGCACATCCTTTACTGTAATCATGTttgggatggaggaggagaacacgCAAAATAAGAAACTAAAATCACAAAGAGGCCAATTAcgataaatgcaaaaaaagaaattatgtGTCAGATACTTGCCATTATTCAGACTGATTTGTTCAGATTCCTGCATTCAACAATACATTATCCATGTGCTATATGAATGCATATCTAAGCATAAGCTATTTGAAGTTACAGTCAGTTCATTCATCAGTCCAGACTTAGAGCATTAGATAACGCAGCATGAGAGATGCAGGCTGATGTATTTTCCATTGTTGTCCAGGACTTACACTGACGATTAAAGTGTTGTTGGCATGAGTGAAGCTGAGGGCCGAACAGTCCAACAGCAGCTGGCTTCGGTCTAGGTCAGGAATACTGAACTTCTTATAATACCTGGAAAGACATGGAGAGGATGTCATGGGTTTATCACGCTATAGACCAATGTATTGTAAACAGTGCCATCTATAGGGCGGACCCAAACACTACATGCAATAAATGAACAACGGTGCACAATAGTGAAAAGAAGGCCAAAAATGTACGCAAACTATGtggtagaagaaaaaaaaaaacaatgtatatAATACTTACTTTTTGTTTGAGGTTTTTATGATGCAGCATCTCTCAGAAGgctccactgaaacactgaagacCTCTTTGGGGTAGGGAAGGTTGCGGATTCTCCACTGAAAACTGGTCTTTGTGTCTTTCCGCATGAATACAGGCTGTGGAAACAAACAGCAAATCCATCTTATAGACACAGCGTTTACTAGCATTTCCTCCCTTTGATTCCTATTAGTGAAATCAAAGGGAGCTAAAAGCAACAAAAGTgcatatgagaaaatgttttgggTCACAGTCATTTTCACCCACATTGGAACAGTTCTCCTTGATCACCTCCGAATccacagaagcagcagcagcggctgTGAGCGGCTCTCCAACCTCTACCTCCCATTGGCCCTGAGCTCCAAGTGCGCTTTTGCAAAGCCACTTTCGTACTGAAAGGTACCAAACAATGAGGATACATAAACTTATCCCATGTAGtgaaattcagaaaacagtAGCTTACAGGTTTGCCGTGTAAAACTTAAACACGTCGCTCAGCTTGAGCTTACCTATGAGCTCATCTGTTTTCAAGTCATACTCCTCTGCCATTTGTTTTCCATCTGTAAAGAGGTAGTGGATCTTCCTTTTCCCTGGAGATGGAAGTTGGAAAGACAGTCATGTAGACagaaacaaaactaaaacaacacAAGACTTTAATGTGTTTAGGTTTTAGCAACAAATAAACATACTAGTTAAAGTACTAGTCATGCATTAAACATAACTGCTTTGAAGaaacaatgtattttttctcatacatcccaaaacattttttgattATTGCAAGTGTAGTGTGTTTTGTCTGGATGAAAGATTTCATTTCAGGGTTCAGTATCATGTGAGTAGAGATGCTAACagtaatagatagatagacagatagatctcacaatttatgcaaaataaatgtgatACATTTTGAGACATATTTTATTCCTCATACCTTAACAAAATTTTTATTATGAAGTATCATTGGGCAGTCAGTGCCCTTCTCAGGGAACATGAATGTTAAGTTGAAGACAGGTAATTTGATGTGGAACAGTTTACTTAACCGTTTGCCTAAATATTCACAGAGCATAGGGATCTTatttggttgaaattagttaaaTAATTGAGAGGTTCGTGGTGTTTTATGTTCGTATCTCTTGTTTATGACCAATTTTAAGGAATTGCGGGATCGCGATACATTATAGAGGAACCTTTCAAAAAATAGGCAGATATGGTTTttaattttctattttcattcataaaaatgagtGTGCTAAACTAAAGGGCCGGTAGTTGCTACACTAGTTGGTTTTTGCCTGGCAACATCATGTTAGCTGGAGAGCTACCTAAGTTGAAGACAACTAATAGGCAAATAACGATAACACACTAAATCTAACCAGTTGGCAAATGTAATTTCTTCTGTAAGAACAACTAATAATTCTGTGTTGCACTCACCGTCGTGTATCAAAGCAGTTTTCCTTGATGATTTTAGGAGATCAGCCCAGCATTGTACAGCCATGTTTCTGTTGCACAGAGCCACTTCCTGACTCAGTACGTAGCCACGGCAACCGAGGTCAATAGAAATAAATATGGAATGCTATCATTCTTTAAGATTTTAAATTATAAAACTATTTAAAAGGTTATTATTTGCATGGTATTTTAGTTAGTTAGGCTCTGAGTATACGTTTAAAAATATTGATGCAAATGTCTGAAAATTTAAAACCCAGGAATTGACCCGGAAGTCAAATATTTAACttgaatttgtgttttgtttcatcTGAACAGGGGTAAGAAGGGATATGTTACTCTTTTAAAGATTATTCAGCtacaaaatatgtttgttgTTAGCAAAAGTATGCGTAAAATAAAGTAGGATTCATATATGAGGTGAATGAAGATAATCGAAACACTACACGCCTTGCTTTTTGCTGTTGGTAACGTTAGCGTCAGCtgaagttagttagctaacgctagctctGTTATCACAACATGGATTGGTTTTGCAGGGTTTCCCCTTCATCAGAGGACATGGAGCCTCGTCATGGGATCATGAAGGCTTTCCCCAAGGTTAAAAGAGCCAGAGTGCTGCAGGGAAAGGATGCACCTCCACTAAAGAAGAAATCTGATGAAGCTGGTGTCACAGGTTggtatcctgtgtgtgtgtgtgtgtgtgtgtgtgtgtgtgagagagagagaaacaatggaagatgaagaaaaagatcaagatgtgtgtgagagatgaaTAAAAATAGTTCACATCTAGACCCTGTGATACTGATCTTCCCAAAATAGAGGCCAGACAACACAACATGTTTGCTCTTatcctcttcctttcttgtgTCCCAGGCGACACTTTCAGCGGAGTCACAGTGTGCATCCTGCCTACT from the Centroberyx gerrardi isolate f3 chromosome 3, fCenGer3.hap1.cur.20231027, whole genome shotgun sequence genome contains:
- the dpcd gene encoding protein DPCD produces the protein MAVQCWADLLKSSRKTALIHDGKRKIHYLFTDGKQMAEEYDLKTDELIVRKWLCKSALGAQGQWEVEVGEPLTAAAAASVDSEVIKENCSNPVFMRKDTKTSFQWRIRNLPYPKEVFSVSVEPSERCCIIKTSNKKYYKKFSIPDLDRSQLLLDCSALSFTHANNTLIVSYKKPKEILTLEQELLRELKKLKGTSEGDVDCKTQ